AGGACCAATCTTCAGTCTTATTTCTACAATGAAATAACCTTAAAAAGTGATGCCCATAAAGTATCACAAGAAGATAAGGGCTTTCTTCAAAAATGCATTATGATTATTGAAGAAAACCTGATGGAAGACAGCTTTAATGTAAAAACACTGGCATCTGACCTTGGAATGAGTCATTCTAATCTCTACAAAAGGATCAAAGCCACTTCAGGCCAATCGATAAATGGTTTTATCCGTTTCATCAGGTTAAGAAAGGCTGCCGAGTTGTTAATTAATACCAATTTAAATATTAACGAAGCTGCTTTTAGAGTGGGAATAAATGATAGTAAATATTTTAGAGAGCAGTTTCAAAAGTTGTTTAAACTAACACCTTCTGAGTTTATTAAGAAACACAGGAAAAGTTTTCATAAATACTATAATATTAATGCTACAACATAAAAGTTACCCTAATTTAGGCTTTTAAAGGCATTTATCTTAAAACGCCCCCTGCAAAGTGTGATTTAGCCCCCTGTATAAAGTTTAAAAATTTCGGTACTTCGGCTTTACCAAGTGTAAGCGACTGAGCAGCCTAAACCATATAATGTATCAATCACTAAATAAAAGTATATTTCTAATCTGCACATTCATCGGCATCACCCTGATGAGTGTTGCGCAAGAAACGCAACTGAGTACCATTGCCAGTAATGGCTGGGCTAATAACTCAGTAAATACTGTTATTTTCCGTAAAAATTCTTTAATTAGTTTTAAAGGTAGCCAGTACGCCGCTTATTATGATGATGAACAAAATGTGGTATTAGCCAAACGTAAAATTGGGTCAAGCCGCTGGACATTAGTTACTACGGCCTATAAAGGTGATGCAACCGATGCCCATAAGTCAATTAGCATCATGATAGATGGCGATGGTTTCCTACATATTGTTTGGGGCCAGCATAACAACAATTTAAATTATGCTAAATCGGTTTCAGCAGGTTCGTTAACCTTAGGAGATAAGGCCGTTATGCTTTCTGCAAAGGAAAATAAAGTCAGTTACCCTGAATTTTATAAGTTGACAAATGGCGATTTACTGTTTTTTACCGCGATGGTGGCTCTGGAAATGGAAACCTGATGATAAACCGTTATAGCCTGAAGACCAAAAAGTGGACACGTGTGCAGGATGGAATGATTAATGGCGAAGGTGAACGAAATGCATATTGGCAGGTTGCAGTAGATCAGGCTGGAACCATCCATTTATCGTGGGTGTGGCGCGAAAGCCCTGATGTAGCCAGTAACCATGATTTATGTTATGCTAAATCTACTGATGGAGGTTTAACCTGGTTAAAATCTACCAATGAAAAATATAGCCTTCCCATTACTGCCGCTAATGCAGAATATGCACTTAAAATTCAGCAAAAAAGTGAGCTCATCAACCAAACGTCAATGTTTGCTGACGCCAAGGGTAATGTATTTATTGCTGGTTATTGGCGAGATATGAATGAAACCATACCGCAATATCACTTGGTTTTTAAAACGGATAACCGTTGGGAAGTAAGCAACCTTAATTTTAGAAAAACAGCTTTTAGTTTAAGTGGAGGAGGTACCAAACAGATTCCGATTTCGCGGCCACAGATTATCGTTTGGCCAAATGGGAAACATTATGCCGCAGGATTGTTGTTTAGAGATGCTGAACGAGGTAACAAAGTTTCAATCGCGTTGAACGATCAGCTTGGATCAGGAAATTGGAAGATTAAAGACCTTACTCAAAAAAGCGTTGGCGATTGGGAGCCCACTTACGATACTGAGCTTTGGAAAAGCAAAGGAATTTTGAGCCTTTTTCTGCAGCATGTTACTCAGGTAGACGGAGAAGGAAAGGCTAACCAGGCACCGACAATTGTACAGGCCTTAGATTGGAAACCAAAAAATAAATAGCGAATTAACCTTAAAATGAAACATCTTATTATAAAATATAGCCTTTCTTTACTTGCTGTTTTGTTCTTGTTATCAATAAATATGGTAAAGGCACAAAACAAAAAAACAGCTAAGATCGCTCAAGAAAATACAGCTTATTTATTTGCTTATTTTACCGGAAACAGTAAAGCAGAAGAGGCGATACGTTTTGCGGTGAGCACCGATGGATACCATTACAAAGCATTAAACAATAATAATCCAATTATTTCTTCAGAAAAGATCAGCAGTACTGGTGGTATACGCGATCCACATATTTTGCGCGGCGAAGATGGCAAAACTTTTTACATGGTAGCAACAGATATGGTTTCGGCCAATGGCTGGAACTCGAACAGGGCAATGGTATTGCTTAAATCAAATGATCTGATCCATTGGACATCGGCAGTTGTTAATATTCAAAAACGTTTTCCAAATAACGAAAATCTGTTACGCGTTTGGGCGCCGCAGACCATTTACGATAAAACGGTCAAAAAATATATGGTTTATTGGTCGATGAAGCATGGCGATGACCCTGATAAAATCTATTATGCTTATGCAAACGCTGATTTTACCGACTTAGAGACTACTCCGAAGCAACTATTTTTTAGTCCTACCAATGGCTCTTGTATTGATGGCGACATTATTTACGATAAAGGGAAATACAATCTGTTCTTTAAAACAGAAGGTAATGGCAATGGCATTAAAAAAGCAGTTTCTAATCAACTAACAGAAGGTTACGTACTACAGGATAAATACCTGCAGCAGACCAAAGAAGCGGTAGAAGGTGCGGGCGTTTTTAAGTTGAATCATAGTGATGAGTATATTCTGATGTATGATGTATATATGAAAGGCCGTTACCAGTTTACCAAAAGCAAAGACCTGGCAAATTTCAGTCTAGTAGATCAAGATGTTACAATGGATTTTCATCCTAGGCATGGAACTATTTTGCCGATTAATCAGCAAGAGTTAAGCCGGTTGCTTAAACAGTGGTATACAGTCGAGTCTGTTCTATACACCGCAAAAAATAAGGCAATCAACCAAAATAACGTTGTTCTGGATAGTGTGAAAAAGAGACTTTATCTACCTGTAAATTATGGTACAGATCTAAAGGCTTTTGATCCGCAGTTTAATACCTTTAATCAAATCAGTATCGCACCAAAAGGAAAATTAAATTTTACTAAAGGCCTAGTAAAAATTAAGGTGAACATTCCCGGTAAGCAAGTTAAAACCTACGAGGTTAGCGTTGAAGTAGCCAATAACCCAGTGCTAAAAGGCTATTATGCCGACCCTGAAATTTTATATTCCAATAAAACTTCAAAGTATTATATCTATCCAACCAGTGATGGTTTTAATAACTGGAGCGGTACATATTTTAAGAGTTTTTCATCAACCGACCTGGTTAACTGGAAAGATGAAGGGAAAATATTAGACCTTGAAAAAGATGTTTCATGGGGAAAAGGAATGCCTGGGCACCTACCATTATCGAAAAGAAAGTAAATGGAGTATATAAGTATTACTATTATTTTACCGCTGCACAGAAAATTGGTGTTGCTATTGCTGATCATCCGGCCGGACCGTTTAAGGATAGTGGAAGGGCTTTAATTGCGAGCAAACCAAAAGGAATAAAAGATGGTCAGGAGATTGATCCAGATGTATTTAACGATCCTAAAACCAACAAAAGTTATTTGTACTGGGGGAATGGCTACATGGCTGTTGCACCACTAAATGATGATATGATTTCGATTGATACCAATGCGATTAAGATGATAACTCCAGATAAAAGCTTTAGAGAAGGTACCGAAGTTTTTTACCGTAATGGAAAGTATTACTTCTTATGGTCGGAAGATGATACCCGAAGCGAGAATTACAGAGTAAGATATGGTTTTTCTGACTCACCTACAGGAAAAATAACTATTCCAGAAAATAATCTGATTCTGGCAAAAGATGTAGCACAAGGTATTTACGGAACTGGGCACAACAGCGTAATTAAAGTTAACGGAAAAGATGAATGGTATATGGTTTACCATCGTTTTACCCGACCAAAGGGAATCTCTATGGGAAATGCTGCTGGCTACAACCGTGAAGTTTGCATCGATAAGATGGAATTTAATACTGATGGAACCATTAAACCTGTAATACCAACTGTAAAAGGCATTAAACCAATACACTAATGAATTTAAAATTGTATCAAGCATTTTTCTTATTGTTGTTTTTTAGCTGTACAGCTGTAAATGCACAAACTTCAACTTCAAAAGAGGAAGTGCTCGAAATGATCGACCGTGCAAATACCTACTGGCAAAGCAACAATAAACCCGAAGTACGTGCTTTTTGGGATCATGCTGCTTACCATACCGGAAATATGGAAGTTTACAGCATTACCAAAAACGAAGCTTACCGTAAATATTCAGAAGATTGGGCCGTTCATAACCAATGGATGGGTGCAAAATCAACTGATAAATCCAACTGGAAATATAAATATGGCGAAACGGATGAACATGTGCTATTTGGCGATTGGCAGATCTGCTTTCAAACCTATATCGATTTATACCACTTAAAACCTGAAGAATATAAAATTGCAAGGGCAAAAGAGGTAATGCAATACGAAATGAGTACACCCAATAATGATTATTGGTGGTGGGCCGATGGTTTGTACATGGTAATGCCTGTTATGACCAAACTTTATAAAGTAAGTGGCGACCAAAAATACCTGGATAAACTATACGAATATTTTATGTATGCCAACAGCATTATGTACGATAAAAAGGAAAAACTTTATTACCGAGATGCTAAATACGTTTATCCTAAACACAAGAGTGTAAATGGCAAAAAAGATTTTTGGGCAAGGGGAGATGGTTGGGTGTTTGCAGGTTTGGCGAAAGTGTTAAAAGATCTGCCACTTTCAGACCCACACCGTAACGAATACCTAACAAAATATCGGAATATGGCCAAAGCAATTGTTAAAAGCCACCAGGCAGAAGGATATTGGACGAGAAGTATCCTCGATCCGCAACACGCGCCAGGACCTGAAACAAGCGGGACAGCCTTTTTTACTTATGGTTTGTTATGGGGGATAAACAATGGTTATTTAAAAGAAAAAAGCTATTTATCAGCGGCACAAAACGCGTGGACATATTTAACTAAAATCGCATTACAACCTAATGGTAAACTGGGATATGTACAGCCAATAGGTGAGAAAGCTATCCCTGGCCAGGTGGTTGATGTAAATTCTACAGCAAATTTTGGTGTAGGTGCATTTTTATTGGCTGGATGTGAGATGTATCGCCATTTATCAAACAAAAATTAAATTTTAACACTAAATGAAATTAAGAAATATCTACATTACAACTTTACTCATTATATTGATTGGAGGAACTGCTTTTGCTCAAAAAAAGAGTAAAACCCCAAAAAATGTAGCGTTAAGCGATCGGCAGTTTTGGTTGCAGCAGATGGACAAGATGGTAAAACCAGTTTTGTATAATCTGGCTAAAGACAGCCTACGTATTGCAATGCCAAAAGTCACTTCTATCCATATTGATAATAAAGAACAT
The nucleotide sequence above comes from Pedobacter riviphilus. Encoded proteins:
- a CDS encoding glycoside hydrolase family 88/105 protein — protein: MNLKLYQAFFLLLFFSCTAVNAQTSTSKEEVLEMIDRANTYWQSNNKPEVRAFWDHAAYHTGNMEVYSITKNEAYRKYSEDWAVHNQWMGAKSTDKSNWKYKYGETDEHVLFGDWQICFQTYIDLYHLKPEEYKIARAKEVMQYEMSTPNNDYWWWADGLYMVMPVMTKLYKVSGDQKYLDKLYEYFMYANSIMYDKKEKLYYRDAKYVYPKHKSVNGKKDFWARGDGWVFAGLAKVLKDLPLSDPHRNEYLTKYRNMAKAIVKSHQAEGYWTRSILDPQHAPGPETSGTAFFTYGLLWGINNGYLKEKSYLSAAQNAWTYLTKIALQPNGKLGYVQPIGEKAIPGQVVDVNSTANFGVGAFLLAGCEMYRHLSNKN